In Roseomonas fluvialis, one genomic interval encodes:
- a CDS encoding site-specific DNA-methyltransferase, whose protein sequence is MPVTVASHADFPTYKTVRTADLIPYARNARTHSDAQVAQIAASIREFGFTNPVLTDGDNGIIAGHGRVLAARKLGLAEVPVIELAHLTPAQRKAYILADNRLALSAGWDDDLLRLELADLQALGFDLDLTGFDADEIAGFLAEPTTGLTDPDDIPPLPETPVSKPGDVWILGRHRLACGDCTDPAVAAAVLAGVRPHLMVTDPPYGVAYDPEWRNRAGVSTTRRTGKVENDDRADWREAWALFPGDIAYVWHGALHATTVAESLTACGFDIRAQIIWAKDRLVLGRGHYHWQHEPAWYAVRGQGHWSGDRKQTTLWQIAGRSEDAETVHGTQKPVECMRRPIENNSSPGQAVYEPFSGSGTTIIAAEMTGRACHAIELSPAYVDVAIARWEAFTGQDAVREGDGARFSGLAPGPVPGAPVSPAEAPHAPA, encoded by the coding sequence ATGCCGGTGACCGTCGCTTCGCACGCAGACTTCCCGACCTACAAAACGGTCCGAACAGCGGATTTGATCCCCTACGCCCGCAACGCGCGCACCCACAGCGACGCGCAGGTCGCGCAGATCGCGGCGTCCATCCGCGAGTTCGGCTTCACCAACCCGGTGCTGACCGACGGCGACAACGGCATCATCGCCGGCCACGGCCGCGTGCTCGCCGCGCGGAAACTCGGGCTCGCCGAGGTGCCGGTGATCGAGCTCGCGCATCTCACGCCGGCACAGCGCAAGGCCTACATCCTCGCCGACAACCGCCTCGCGCTGTCCGCCGGCTGGGACGACGACCTGCTCCGCCTCGAACTCGCCGATCTGCAGGCGCTGGGCTTCGACCTCGACCTTACCGGCTTCGACGCCGACGAGATCGCGGGGTTCCTCGCCGAGCCCACCACCGGCCTCACTGACCCTGACGACATCCCGCCGCTGCCCGAGACACCGGTCTCCAAGCCGGGCGACGTCTGGATCCTCGGCCGCCACCGCCTGGCCTGCGGCGACTGCACCGACCCCGCTGTCGCGGCGGCGGTGCTGGCCGGCGTGCGCCCCCACCTGATGGTCACCGACCCGCCCTACGGCGTCGCCTACGACCCGGAGTGGCGCAACCGTGCCGGGGTCAGCACCACCCGCCGGACCGGCAAGGTGGAGAACGACGACCGCGCCGACTGGCGCGAGGCCTGGGCGCTGTTCCCCGGCGATATCGCCTACGTCTGGCACGGCGCCCTGCACGCCACGACGGTGGCGGAGAGCCTGACCGCCTGCGGGTTCGACATCCGCGCGCAGATCATCTGGGCCAAGGACCGCCTGGTGCTGGGCCGCGGCCACTACCACTGGCAGCACGAACCCGCCTGGTACGCGGTGCGCGGCCAGGGCCATTGGTCGGGCGATCGCAAGCAGACGACCCTGTGGCAGATCGCCGGGCGCAGCGAGGACGCCGAGACGGTGCACGGCACCCAGAAGCCGGTGGAATGCATGCGCCGGCCCATCGAGAACAACTCCTCGCCCGGGCAGGCGGTGTACGAGCCTTTCTCGGGTTCTGGCACCACCATCATCGCGGCGGAGATGACCGGCCGCGCCTGCCACGCCATCGAGCTCTCCCCGGCCTACGTGGACGTCGCCATTGCCCGCTGGGAGGCCTTCACGGGCCAGGACGCGGTGCGGGAGGGCGACGGGGCGCGGTTCAGCGGTCTCGCCCCTGGCCCGGTCCCTGGCGCGCCTGTCAGCCCCGCGGAGGCGCCCCATGCGCCGGCATGA
- a CDS encoding virulence-associated E family protein, translating into MADGGFQMPTLASLATIPRWVAWQTQDRDGKPTKVPFQSNGAKAKADTPSTWCGRAAARERADLLPKPYGVGGVGIMLGQYEDLALAGLDLDRCLDESGGMAPWAVEIVERFGSYTEVSPSNTGVKVFFTYNAGDLVTLRQLMKSEWGRQYKRSSGADHPPAIELYLGNRFFAVTDRQHGDIELLRHVSTDILRWLIEKAGPAFAQKLKAQRKESTGRKPSGQQNRDERGNDGSRSAIAFGIACRVVRDGGSYADMLAALGAHPHAAEWLAEKGLPNGEREAKRAWENANKRARPRAEWLAKCQNGQDGTPRGNLYNALLALREDGRLRGVFRLDEMLRVVVIPEHRAHMTMVPATEVHVGRLQAMLQEEGLETVGKETVHQAVEIIAAENAFHPVRDYLGALRWDGKPRLGTWLHVYLGAEASAYTSGIGTMFLIAMVARVMQPGAKCDYMLILEGAQGARKSTACRILGGAWFSDNMPDIRGGKDVSQHLKGKWLIEVAEMSALDKAEAAALKAFVTRDTERYRPSYGRLEVIEPRQCVFIGTTNKVAYLRDETGGRRFWPVKVGVIDTDALTRDRDQLFAEAVALFNQGAGWWPTSGFESMHIRPQQEQRYEVDAWEDVIATWLDGRAQVTLLDVATQAIGLDRSKVGTQEQRRIAAALERLGWVRGKRTNSGLPWVRGVTQ; encoded by the coding sequence ATGGCTGACGGTGGCTTCCAGATGCCCACGCTGGCGAGCCTCGCGACGATACCGCGGTGGGTTGCTTGGCAGACACAGGATCGAGATGGGAAGCCCACCAAAGTGCCGTTCCAATCGAACGGCGCGAAGGCGAAGGCAGATACTCCTTCGACATGGTGCGGCCGTGCCGCGGCAAGAGAGCGGGCCGATCTGCTGCCCAAGCCCTACGGCGTTGGCGGCGTCGGCATCATGCTGGGCCAGTATGAGGATCTCGCCCTTGCCGGTCTGGATCTTGATAGATGCCTCGATGAGAGCGGCGGCATGGCGCCCTGGGCTGTCGAGATTGTCGAGCGGTTCGGCTCCTACACCGAAGTCTCACCCTCCAACACGGGGGTGAAGGTCTTCTTCACCTACAACGCTGGTGACCTGGTCACACTGCGGCAGTTGATGAAGTCCGAATGGGGCAGGCAGTACAAGCGTTCGAGCGGCGCCGACCATCCGCCAGCGATCGAGCTCTACCTTGGCAATCGCTTCTTCGCTGTGACCGATCGACAGCACGGCGACATCGAACTGTTGCGCCATGTCAGCACCGACATCCTCCGGTGGCTGATCGAGAAGGCCGGGCCTGCTTTCGCACAGAAGCTGAAGGCTCAACGGAAGGAGTCCACCGGCAGGAAGCCGAGCGGCCAGCAGAATCGGGACGAACGTGGCAACGATGGCAGCCGCAGCGCGATTGCCTTCGGCATCGCATGTCGCGTTGTGCGTGATGGCGGAAGCTACGCGGACATGCTCGCCGCGCTTGGTGCCCATCCTCACGCGGCAGAATGGCTTGCCGAGAAGGGCCTGCCCAACGGAGAGCGTGAGGCGAAGCGCGCATGGGAGAATGCGAACAAGCGCGCCCGACCTCGCGCTGAATGGCTGGCAAAATGCCAGAACGGTCAGGACGGCACGCCGCGCGGCAACCTTTACAACGCGCTGTTGGCTCTGCGCGAGGACGGCCGCCTTCGGGGTGTGTTCCGGCTGGATGAGATGCTGCGTGTCGTCGTGATCCCCGAGCATCGCGCGCACATGACGATGGTGCCGGCGACCGAAGTACACGTTGGCCGGCTACAAGCCATGCTTCAGGAGGAGGGGCTGGAGACAGTTGGCAAGGAAACCGTGCACCAGGCGGTCGAGATTATTGCCGCGGAGAATGCGTTCCATCCCGTTCGCGACTACCTCGGTGCGCTTCGCTGGGACGGGAAGCCGCGCCTGGGGACCTGGCTACACGTCTACCTCGGCGCAGAGGCCAGCGCATACACCAGCGGCATAGGCACGATGTTTCTAATCGCCATGGTCGCGCGCGTCATGCAACCGGGCGCGAAGTGCGACTACATGTTGATCCTGGAAGGCGCCCAGGGCGCCCGCAAGAGCACCGCCTGCCGCATTCTCGGCGGCGCCTGGTTCTCGGACAACATGCCCGATATCCGGGGCGGCAAGGACGTGTCGCAGCACCTGAAGGGCAAATGGCTAATCGAGGTGGCGGAAATGTCCGCCCTCGACAAAGCAGAGGCAGCAGCGCTGAAGGCCTTTGTCACTCGCGACACCGAGCGCTATCGGCCGAGCTATGGCCGCCTCGAAGTGATCGAGCCCAGGCAATGCGTATTCATCGGAACTACCAACAAGGTCGCGTATCTGCGCGACGAAACAGGCGGCCGACGGTTCTGGCCGGTGAAGGTCGGTGTGATCGACACGGACGCCCTCACGCGCGACCGCGACCAACTATTCGCGGAAGCTGTGGCGCTGTTCAACCAGGGCGCGGGTTGGTGGCCAACCTCCGGTTTCGAGAGCATGCATATTCGGCCTCAACAGGAGCAGCGATACGAGGTCGATGCGTGGGAAGATGTGATCGCCACATGGCTGGATGGCAGGGCGCAGGTAACGCTTCTGGACGTGGCGACTCAGGCCATCGGACTCGATCGGTCGAAGGTCGGAACCCAGGAGCAGCGCCGCATTGCGGCGGCGCTCGAACGGCTGGGATGGGTTCGCGGGAAGAGGACGAACAGCGGCCTCCCATGGGTGAGAGGCGTGACGCAGTGA
- a CDS encoding helix-turn-helix transcriptional regulator encodes MCDRRPASSANAGGFNSVRLTQSELAKRWRISGRTLEKWRQTQAGPRHLKIGGRVVYRLEDIEAFEVEQLRGPA; translated from the coding sequence ATGTGCGACCGACGACCGGCTTCGAGCGCCAATGCAGGTGGGTTCAACAGCGTCCGCCTGACGCAGTCGGAATTGGCGAAGCGTTGGCGCATTAGCGGCCGGACGCTTGAGAAATGGCGGCAGACCCAGGCCGGGCCTCGGCACCTCAAGATCGGCGGGAGGGTGGTTTACCGCTTGGAGGACATCGAAGCCTTCGAGGTCGAACAGCTCCGGGGGCCGGCGTGA
- a CDS encoding DUF2924 domain-containing protein: protein MTRRTYSGDAIEPVARSMAAIPPADVLGRLAALKTTATPALKQQWRELFGTDPPPYNRRFLESRLAYRIQELAYGGLKPETLARLEALGEQLDGGKITVRRMRGDDKPIAGTQLIREYQGVEHVVTVTRAGYEYQGQPYQSLSAIARAITGTRWNGRMFFGLRPSRNAA, encoded by the coding sequence ATGACCCGCCGCACCTATTCCGGCGATGCCATCGAGCCCGTCGCGCGCTCGATGGCCGCCATCCCGCCCGCCGACGTGCTCGGCCGGCTTGCCGCCCTGAAGACCACCGCCACGCCGGCGCTGAAGCAGCAATGGCGGGAACTCTTCGGCACGGATCCGCCGCCGTACAATCGGCGCTTCCTGGAGAGCCGGCTCGCGTACCGGATTCAGGAGCTCGCCTATGGCGGGCTGAAGCCGGAGACGCTGGCCCGCCTCGAGGCACTCGGTGAGCAGCTCGACGGGGGCAAGATCACCGTCCGCCGCATGCGCGGCGACGACAAGCCGATCGCCGGCACCCAGCTGATCCGCGAGTACCAGGGCGTCGAGCACGTCGTGACCGTCACGCGCGCCGGCTACGAGTACCAGGGCCAGCCCTACCAATCGCTCTCCGCCATCGCCCGCGCCATCACCGGCACGCGGTGGAACGGGCGCATGTTCTTCGGGCTGCGCCCGAGCCGGAACGCGGCATGA
- a CDS encoding recombinase family protein, which translates to MKRDAKQAGAMPAAVRKLRCAVYTRKSSEEGLDMEFNSLDAQREACEAFIASQRAEGWVLVRDRYDDGGISGGTLERPALKRLVADIQEGLVDVVVVYKIDRLSRSLVDFTKLVEVFDANNVTFVSVTQSFNTTTSMGRLTLNILLSFAQFEREVIGERIRDKVAASRKRGMWMGGYVPLGYDVRERKLLVNAAEAALVRRIFQGFVELESCTRLVQVLRAEGATTKRGRLLTKSDVYRILSNRVYLGEAVHKGTAYPGEHDAIVSQAQWDAVHAILQVSPRVRVNRTRNTTAPLLRGLIFDSDGRAMSPSHSRGRGGQMYRYYVSQAVLKGGATERPAIARLPAGEIETAVVAQVRALLRQPEMVVGTWRAARASAQDVTEQEVLQALERIEPLWEEFFPAERARIVRLLVDRVDVRAEGAAVRLRLDGLGSLVRDLAAQAPDAGRAAA; encoded by the coding sequence ATGAAGCGCGACGCAAAGCAGGCCGGCGCCATGCCGGCGGCCGTGCGGAAGCTGCGCTGCGCGGTCTACACCCGGAAGTCGAGCGAGGAAGGCCTCGACATGGAGTTCAACTCCCTCGATGCGCAGCGCGAGGCCTGCGAGGCCTTCATCGCCAGCCAGCGCGCCGAAGGGTGGGTGCTTGTGCGCGACCGCTACGACGATGGCGGCATTTCCGGCGGGACCCTGGAACGCCCCGCCCTGAAGCGCCTGGTCGCCGACATCCAGGAGGGGTTGGTGGATGTGGTGGTGGTCTACAAGATCGACCGCCTTTCCCGCTCGCTGGTGGACTTCACCAAGCTGGTCGAAGTGTTCGACGCGAACAACGTGACGTTCGTGTCGGTCACGCAGAGCTTCAACACCACCACCAGCATGGGGCGGCTGACGCTGAACATCCTGCTGAGCTTCGCGCAGTTCGAGCGCGAGGTCATCGGCGAGCGCATTCGCGACAAGGTGGCAGCGTCGCGCAAACGCGGCATGTGGATGGGCGGCTACGTGCCGCTCGGCTACGACGTACGCGAGCGGAAGCTGCTGGTGAACGCCGCCGAGGCCGCCCTGGTGCGGCGGATCTTCCAGGGCTTCGTCGAGCTGGAATCCTGCACCCGACTAGTGCAGGTGCTGCGCGCCGAGGGCGCCACCACGAAGCGGGGTAGGCTACTGACGAAGAGCGACGTCTACCGCATTCTCAGCAACCGCGTGTACCTGGGCGAGGCGGTGCACAAAGGCACTGCGTATCCCGGCGAGCACGACGCCATCGTCAGCCAGGCGCAGTGGGACGCGGTGCACGCGATCCTGCAGGTTAGCCCACGCGTGCGGGTCAACCGGACGCGGAACACCACCGCGCCGCTGTTGCGCGGACTGATCTTCGACAGTGACGGTCGCGCCATGTCGCCGAGCCACAGCCGCGGCCGGGGCGGACAGATGTACCGCTACTATGTCAGCCAAGCCGTGCTGAAGGGCGGCGCGACGGAGCGGCCGGCGATCGCGCGGCTGCCGGCCGGGGAGATCGAGACGGCGGTGGTCGCCCAGGTCCGCGCGCTGCTGCGCCAGCCGGAGATGGTGGTCGGCACTTGGCGCGCGGCGCGTGCGTCGGCGCAGGACGTGACCGAGCAGGAGGTGCTGCAGGCGCTGGAGCGGATCGAGCCCCTCTGGGAAGAGTTCTTCCCCGCCGAGCGAGCGCGGATCGTGCGGCTGCTGGTGGACCGCGTCGACGTCCGGGCAGAGGGCGCCGCGGTGAGGCTGCGGCTGGACGGGCTCGGCAGCCTGGTCCGGGACCTCGCTGCCCAGGCCCCCGACGCCGGGAGGGCGGCGGCATGA
- a CDS encoding patatin-like phospholipase family protein yields the protein MPPLSSVPTATQPRRRSLLALAAGGVVALPGCSIPTRGTAVPSGRASAASVVGLPNERFFPLEAAGQAALQREFTAAVERQMAARGLSANAPMPELDLLGISGGGENGAFGAGVLNGWSERGDRPPFFLVTGISTGALTAPFAFLGSARDADLKSVFTDITLADVIVQRGMTAAIWNDGMADNGPLFRTISRYIDNALLAEIARAYDSGRLLLVGTSNLDAQMPIIWNIGAIAKSGHPRALDTVRKILLASSAIPGAFSPVLFDVTVDGQEFQELHVDGGAFAQVFLYPASVGTFRRARMARGQPIAPARAWVLRNGRLDPEWASVDRRTIGIAGRAVAAMISSAGVNDVWRIYTATERDRVDFNLAFIGRDFTVPYDQPFAQSYMRPLFDYGRERSLRGDAWVKRPPS from the coding sequence ATGCCCCCGCTGAGCTCAGTGCCGACCGCGACCCAGCCACGTCGGCGCTCGCTGCTAGCCCTCGCTGCCGGTGGTGTCGTGGCCCTCCCTGGCTGCTCCATACCGACCCGCGGCACGGCCGTGCCGAGTGGCCGCGCCAGTGCCGCGTCGGTTGTTGGCCTGCCGAACGAGAGGTTCTTTCCTTTAGAGGCTGCCGGCCAGGCGGCGCTCCAGCGGGAGTTCACCGCCGCTGTAGAACGCCAGATGGCGGCGCGTGGCCTTTCTGCCAACGCACCAATGCCGGAGTTGGATTTGCTGGGCATCTCGGGCGGCGGCGAAAACGGCGCCTTTGGCGCGGGAGTGCTCAACGGCTGGTCTGAGCGAGGCGATCGCCCGCCGTTCTTCCTCGTAACTGGTATCAGCACCGGCGCGCTGACCGCTCCTTTCGCTTTTCTGGGCAGTGCCCGTGACGCTGATCTGAAAAGTGTCTTCACGGACATCACGCTCGCCGACGTGATCGTTCAGCGCGGCATGACAGCAGCCATCTGGAACGACGGTATGGCGGACAACGGCCCGCTGTTCCGGACGATCTCCCGATACATCGACAACGCGCTGTTGGCCGAAATCGCCCGCGCCTATGACAGCGGCCGGCTGCTGCTGGTCGGCACGTCCAACCTCGATGCGCAAATGCCGATCATCTGGAACATCGGCGCCATCGCCAAGAGCGGACACCCGAGGGCGCTGGACACGGTTCGAAAGATCCTGCTGGCTTCCTCCGCCATACCGGGTGCCTTCTCACCGGTGCTGTTCGACGTGACCGTTGACGGCCAGGAGTTCCAAGAACTCCACGTTGACGGCGGCGCCTTCGCTCAAGTCTTCCTCTATCCGGCGAGCGTCGGCACGTTTCGTCGCGCGCGGATGGCACGAGGGCAGCCGATAGCGCCGGCCAGGGCGTGGGTCCTTCGCAACGGCCGGCTTGATCCCGAATGGGCTTCAGTGGACCGACGGACGATCGGCATTGCAGGCCGCGCGGTTGCCGCCATGATTTCCTCCGCAGGGGTCAACGACGTGTGGCGAATCTACACTGCGACCGAGCGCGACCGGGTGGACTTCAACCTCGCCTTCATCGGGCGGGATTTCACTGTCCCTTACGATCAGCCATTCGCGCAGTCCTACATGCGCCCACTGTTCGACTACGGCCGGGAGCGCTCCTTACGTGGAGATGCCTGGGTGAAGCGTCCGCCGAGTTGA
- a CDS encoding oxygenase MpaB family protein produces the protein MKRAPPRAPQPDPARSIKAAITGRVIALFNDRSRGEAPVTRRLDGLFGPQAVAWRVHGDVTSMMVGGISSLLLQMLHPAVLAGVWDHSSFRTDMHGRLRRTARFIALTTYGGRDEADAVIARVRHIHDCVGGMLPDGTPYAANDPALLAWVHVTEATSFLNAWRRYVEPGMSAADQDRYFAEMAQVAHALGASPVPVDRSAARRLVETYRPHLRTDARTREVRDLVLKAATADRLAMGVQVLGNQAAIDLLPAWARRMHGLPNPLLARPFVRAGTLGVAQTLRWAFR, from the coding sequence ATGAAGCGAGCACCGCCACGCGCGCCACAGCCTGACCCAGCGCGTTCCATCAAGGCTGCGATTACCGGCCGGGTTATCGCGCTGTTCAACGATCGCTCGCGCGGCGAGGCGCCCGTCACGCGCCGCCTCGATGGCTTGTTCGGCCCCCAGGCTGTTGCATGGCGTGTCCATGGCGACGTTACGTCGATGATGGTCGGCGGGATTTCGTCGCTGTTGCTTCAGATGCTGCACCCCGCCGTGCTGGCCGGCGTCTGGGATCACTCCAGTTTCCGGACCGACATGCACGGCCGCCTTCGGCGCACCGCGCGCTTCATTGCCCTGACCACCTACGGCGGGCGCGATGAGGCCGATGCGGTTATTGCTCGCGTCCGCCACATCCATGACTGCGTGGGGGGCATGTTGCCGGACGGGACCCCCTACGCCGCGAATGATCCGGCGCTGCTGGCCTGGGTCCATGTCACCGAGGCGACGAGCTTTCTGAACGCCTGGCGCCGCTACGTCGAACCCGGCATGTCGGCGGCGGACCAGGATCGGTACTTTGCTGAGATGGCGCAGGTGGCGCACGCGCTGGGTGCGTCACCGGTGCCGGTGGATCGGTCAGCAGCGCGCCGCCTCGTCGAGACATACCGACCGCACCTGCGCACCGACGCCCGTACTCGCGAAGTCCGAGACCTCGTTCTGAAGGCGGCGACGGCCGACCGCCTGGCCATGGGCGTGCAGGTGCTGGGCAATCAGGCTGCCATCGACCTGCTGCCCGCATGGGCGCGACGCATGCACGGGCTGCCTAATCCCCTGCTCGCCCGCCCCTTCGTGCGCGCCGGGACGCTCGGGGTGGCGCAGACACTGCGCTGGGCCTTCCGCTAA
- the hsdR gene encoding EcoAI/FtnUII family type I restriction enzme subunit R, protein MDKTSLSERDICTKFITPALRAAGWDEMLQIREEVSFTKGRIIVRGKLVSRGQAKRADYILSVKPNIPLAIIETKDNTHSVGDGLQQALEYAETLQIPFVFSSNGDGFVFHDRTAPGGPSETTLSLNQFPAPDELWARYRTWKGIDPTAEQIVLQDYYDDGSGKAPRYYQVNAVNAAIEAIAKGQDRILLVMATGTGKTYTAFQIIWRLWKAGRKKRILFLADRNVLVDQTMVNDFRPFGGAMAKLSTSSKTIERADGTKVDLTLALDRQRRIDSAYEIYLGLYQSITGPEERQKLYKEFSPGFFDLIVIDECHRGSAAEDSAWREILDYFASATQIGLTATPKETRYVSNIEYFGDPVFSYSLKQGIRDGFLAPYKVVKVHIDRDVEGYRPEKGQLDRDGEEVEDRIYNTKDFDRTIVLDERTRLVARKVTEFLRESGDRFQKTIVFCVDQEHAARMRQALVNENADLVAANHRYVMRITGNDKEGQDQLGNFIDPESTYPVIVTTSRLLSTGVDAQTCRLIVLDREIGSMTEFKQIVGRGTRVHEDTRKFYFTLLDFRGATNHFADPDFDGEPVQIYEPGADDPITPPDDAPPGADDAITPGTDETVVDDPDGVHLPTKGSGQRKVYIDGVSVRIITERIEYLDENGKLVTESLRDFTKAALRKRFASLDDFLKRWKSEARKQAIVEELEAEGLPLDPIADELGKNLDPFDLICHIAFDRKPLTRRERADNVRKRDAFSKYGPQGRAVLDALLAKYADEGVLNLDDANVLRVTPFTAMGSIVELVRAFGGKLGFEQAAQELQAALYQDIA, encoded by the coding sequence ATGGACAAGACATCACTCAGCGAGCGCGACATCTGCACGAAGTTCATCACGCCGGCGCTGCGCGCTGCCGGTTGGGATGAAATGCTGCAGATCCGCGAGGAGGTCAGCTTTACCAAGGGGCGCATCATTGTCCGCGGCAAGCTGGTCAGCCGCGGGCAGGCCAAGCGTGCCGACTACATACTCTCGGTGAAGCCCAACATTCCGCTCGCCATCATCGAAACGAAGGACAACACCCACAGCGTCGGAGACGGCCTTCAGCAGGCGCTCGAGTACGCGGAAACGCTCCAGATCCCCTTCGTCTTTTCCTCCAACGGGGATGGGTTCGTTTTCCACGATCGAACGGCACCCGGCGGCCCGTCGGAAACCACACTGAGCCTGAACCAATTCCCTGCGCCCGATGAACTCTGGGCACGCTATCGCACCTGGAAAGGCATCGATCCCACCGCCGAGCAAATCGTCCTTCAAGACTACTACGACGACGGCAGCGGCAAGGCGCCGCGCTACTACCAGGTCAACGCAGTCAACGCCGCGATTGAGGCCATCGCCAAGGGGCAGGATCGCATCCTGCTCGTGATGGCCACCGGCACGGGCAAGACCTACACGGCCTTCCAGATCATCTGGCGGTTATGGAAGGCAGGCCGCAAGAAGCGCATCCTTTTCCTGGCCGACCGCAACGTGCTGGTCGATCAGACCATGGTGAACGACTTCCGCCCGTTCGGCGGCGCTATGGCCAAGCTGTCCACCTCGTCGAAAACCATCGAACGCGCTGACGGCACGAAGGTTGATCTCACCCTGGCGCTCGACCGGCAGCGCCGAATCGACAGCGCCTACGAGATTTACTTGGGGCTCTACCAGTCCATCACCGGGCCAGAGGAGCGCCAGAAGCTCTACAAGGAATTCTCGCCGGGCTTCTTCGACCTCATCGTGATCGATGAGTGCCACCGCGGCAGCGCGGCCGAGGACTCCGCCTGGCGTGAGATCCTGGACTACTTCGCATCCGCCACGCAGATCGGCCTGACTGCTACCCCCAAGGAGACGCGCTACGTCTCGAACATCGAGTACTTCGGTGATCCGGTCTTCTCCTACTCCCTGAAGCAGGGTATCCGGGATGGCTTCCTTGCCCCCTACAAGGTGGTGAAGGTCCATATCGACCGCGACGTCGAAGGCTACCGCCCCGAGAAGGGTCAGCTCGACCGCGATGGAGAAGAGGTCGAGGACCGCATCTACAACACCAAGGACTTCGATCGCACGATCGTGCTGGATGAGCGCACCCGGCTCGTGGCGCGGAAGGTGACCGAGTTCCTGCGCGAGAGCGGTGACCGCTTCCAGAAGACCATCGTCTTCTGTGTCGACCAGGAACACGCAGCGCGCATGCGCCAGGCCCTGGTCAACGAGAACGCCGACCTAGTGGCCGCCAACCACCGCTACGTCATGCGCATCACTGGCAACGACAAGGAAGGCCAGGATCAGCTCGGCAACTTTATCGACCCGGAGTCTACCTACCCCGTCATCGTCACCACCTCTCGCCTGCTCTCGACTGGCGTGGACGCACAGACTTGCCGGCTGATCGTGCTCGATCGCGAGATCGGCTCCATGACGGAGTTCAAGCAGATCGTAGGCCGCGGAACGCGCGTGCACGAGGACACGCGCAAATTCTACTTCACCCTGCTCGACTTCCGCGGAGCCACAAACCACTTCGCCGACCCCGACTTCGACGGCGAGCCGGTGCAGATCTACGAGCCCGGTGCCGATGACCCAATCACGCCGCCCGACGACGCACCGCCCGGTGCCGACGATGCCATCACGCCCGGCACCGACGAGACAGTTGTGGATGACCCCGACGGCGTGCACCTGCCGACCAAAGGCAGCGGCCAGCGCAAAGTCTATATCGACGGTGTCAGCGTCAGGATCATCACCGAGCGCATCGAGTACCTCGACGAAAACGGCAAGCTGGTCACTGAATCGCTCCGCGATTTTACCAAGGCCGCGCTGCGCAAGCGCTTTGCCAGCCTCGATGACTTCCTCAAGCGCTGGAAATCAGAAGCGCGCAAGCAGGCCATCGTGGAGGAGCTGGAGGCCGAGGGCCTGCCGCTCGACCCGATTGCGGACGAGCTCGGCAAGAACCTCGATCCCTTCGATCTCATTTGCCACATCGCCTTCGATCGCAAGCCGCTTACCCGCCGCGAACGGGCGGACAACGTGCGCAAGCGCGATGCCTTCTCGAAGTACGGTCCCCAGGGCCGCGCCGTGCTGGACGCGCTGCTGGCCAAGTATGCCGATGAGGGCGTGCTGAACCTCGACGACGCCAACGTCCTGCGCGTGACGCCCTTCACGGCCATGGGCAGCATCGTCGAACTCGTCCGCGCCTTCGGCGGCAAGCTGGGATTCGAACAGGCCGCGCAGGAATTGCAGGCCGCACTCTACCAGGATATCGCCTGA